A genomic stretch from Arthrobacter sp. KBS0702 includes:
- a CDS encoding gluconate 2-dehydrogenase subunit 3 family protein, translating to MTALPLDPKDGGGRFPGFDAQGQSRHWDQVTQGVVLARLGRPADLRFFTVAEEAAARALFDQLLDQREEPRVPVVNMVGSRLAEDQTDGWHYEGMEPDPAAWRSTLAALDAEARARSGKAFCELSWDEQEGLLTDIHHAEQWRGRQASQVWSLWTRYACTAFYSHPLAWDEIGFAGPAYPRGYKNLGLDAREPFEVPDARPGQDPARPNTKSGKGRRH from the coding sequence GTGACGGCCCTGCCGCTGGACCCGAAGGACGGTGGCGGCCGCTTCCCGGGCTTCGATGCCCAGGGGCAGTCCCGGCACTGGGATCAGGTGACGCAAGGCGTCGTTCTGGCACGCCTCGGCCGGCCGGCCGACCTGCGCTTCTTCACCGTCGCGGAGGAGGCAGCAGCGAGGGCGCTGTTTGACCAACTGCTGGACCAGCGTGAGGAACCCCGGGTCCCGGTGGTCAATATGGTCGGCTCACGTTTGGCCGAGGACCAGACCGACGGCTGGCACTACGAGGGCATGGAACCGGACCCGGCGGCCTGGCGCAGCACCCTCGCGGCGCTGGACGCCGAGGCCCGGGCACGGAGCGGGAAAGCGTTTTGCGAGCTGTCCTGGGATGAGCAGGAAGGCCTCCTGACGGACATTCACCACGCCGAACAGTGGCGGGGGCGGCAGGCATCCCAGGTATGGAGCCTCTGGACCCGGTATGCGTGCACGGCCTTCTACTCGCATCCCCTGGCCTGGGATGAGATTGGTTTTGCCGGGCCCGCTTATCCACGCGGATACAAGAATCTTGGCCTCGACGCCCGTGAGCCTTTCGAAGTGCCGGACGCCCGCCCCGGACAGGATCCGGCCCGTCCCAATACAAAATCCGGGAAAGGGAGGCGACACTGA
- a CDS encoding GMC family oxidoreductase — MPGTNHAMRTDMARFQDDDEVDIVIVGCGAGGSTLLQRLARAGWKAVALDAGPFWDPERDWVSDEAASHHLYWTEPRVISGDDPVPLGSNNSGRGVGGSMVHYAGYTPRFHPSDFHTYSADGVGADWPFEYEDLKSYYEDIEGELPVAGEHWPWGDPHSYPHSPHPVSGNGELFLRGALACGITAKVGPVAISNGRFGNRPHCIYRGFCLQGCKVNAKASPLITHIPDALHHGAEVRADSMVTRIEVDDTTGKATGVHYVRHGRTRFQRARMVAVAGYSIETPRLLLNSTSKRFPDGLCNDFDQVGRYLMVQGAPQTAGRFDSEVRMWKAPPPEVSSEDFYETNPSKPYKRGFSIQTVSPLPITWAEHVAAQGHWGAKLREYMSDYVHWACLGALCEFLPQADNRVTLAQEKDRNSMPVAHFHYSQCDNDRQLMGAAQEAMEKVLKAAGADEVITIKRYAHLVGGARMAADERHGVVDADCRSFAVPNLYITDGSVMPTQGSANPALTIMAVAARTAERLIAGGANNAA; from the coding sequence GTGCCGGGAACTAACCACGCCATGCGCACCGACATGGCCCGGTTCCAGGACGATGACGAAGTCGACATAGTGATCGTCGGGTGCGGTGCGGGCGGCTCTACTCTCCTGCAGCGCTTGGCCCGCGCGGGCTGGAAGGCAGTCGCCCTGGATGCGGGCCCTTTCTGGGACCCGGAGCGCGACTGGGTCAGCGACGAGGCGGCCTCACACCACCTGTACTGGACGGAACCGCGGGTGATCTCCGGGGACGATCCGGTGCCCCTGGGCTCAAACAACTCGGGCCGGGGCGTGGGCGGCTCCATGGTGCATTACGCAGGCTACACCCCCAGGTTCCACCCGAGTGACTTCCATACCTACAGTGCCGACGGGGTGGGCGCCGACTGGCCCTTCGAGTACGAGGATCTTAAGTCGTACTACGAGGACATCGAAGGCGAACTTCCGGTGGCCGGGGAACACTGGCCGTGGGGCGATCCACACTCCTATCCGCACAGTCCGCACCCCGTCTCCGGGAACGGCGAGCTCTTCCTGCGCGGCGCACTGGCCTGCGGTATCACCGCGAAGGTCGGCCCAGTCGCGATCTCCAACGGCCGCTTCGGCAACCGGCCACACTGCATCTACCGCGGCTTCTGCCTGCAGGGCTGCAAGGTCAACGCAAAAGCCTCACCCCTGATCACCCATATCCCGGATGCCCTGCACCACGGCGCAGAAGTACGGGCTGACTCGATGGTGACGAGGATTGAAGTGGACGACACCACGGGCAAAGCCACCGGCGTGCACTACGTCCGCCACGGCCGCACGCGCTTCCAGCGTGCCCGTATGGTCGCCGTCGCCGGCTACTCCATCGAGACGCCCCGCCTACTGCTCAACTCCACTTCCAAGCGTTTCCCGGACGGGCTGTGCAATGACTTCGACCAGGTGGGGAGGTACCTGATGGTCCAGGGAGCGCCCCAGACGGCCGGCAGGTTCGACTCAGAAGTGCGAATGTGGAAGGCGCCCCCGCCGGAAGTCAGCTCCGAAGACTTCTATGAGACAAACCCGTCCAAGCCCTACAAGCGCGGGTTCTCGATACAGACGGTATCGCCGCTGCCCATCACCTGGGCCGAACACGTCGCCGCCCAGGGTCACTGGGGAGCAAAGTTGCGCGAATACATGAGCGACTACGTGCACTGGGCCTGCCTGGGGGCGCTGTGCGAATTCCTGCCGCAGGCGGACAACCGCGTCACCCTGGCGCAGGAGAAGGACCGGAACTCAATGCCGGTCGCGCACTTCCACTACTCCCAGTGCGACAACGACCGCCAACTCATGGGCGCCGCCCAGGAAGCCATGGAAAAGGTCCTGAAAGCCGCAGGGGCCGACGAGGTCATCACCATCAAGCGCTACGCGCACTTGGTGGGCGGGGCCCGGATGGCGGCGGACGAGCGCCACGGCGTCGTCGACGCCGATTGCCGCAGCTTCGCCGTACCCAACCTCTACATCACCGACGGTAGCGTAATGCCCACCCAAGGAAGCGCCAACCCGGCATTGACCATCATGGCGGTCGCAGCGCGCACCGCTGAACGGCTGATCGCGGGCGGGGCCAACAATGCGGCCTGA
- a CDS encoding enolase C-terminal domain-like protein, giving the protein MRPTGTTDPALTGLDVSTYTIPTDNSEADGTFAWDATTMVVVRTSAGGCEGLGWTYAPPSCAQLIAGLLAPAVSGRSAWDTGGAAQSMLQAVRNSGRSGLAGYAISAVDCALWDLKARLLHLPLYRLLGAVRDEVDIYGSGGFTTYSRQQLQDQLGGWVHGQHIPRVKIKIGQDRGNAIPQDLERIRQARTVIGDDAELFVDANGAYTAKQAVRVYQAAGDSRLAWFEEPVSSDHLAGLRTVREAIAADVAAGEYGTDLFYFERLCRAEAVDCVQLDVSRCGGITQWLRIAAVVAAHGLQVSGHCAPHLSAHAAAATENFRHLEWFHDHVRIEQTFFDGTLDPTGGAIIPDKHSPGNGLTIRTSDIEKYRVG; this is encoded by the coding sequence ATGCGCCCCACGGGAACCACCGATCCGGCCCTCACCGGCCTGGACGTCAGCACCTACACGATTCCCACCGATAACTCCGAGGCAGACGGCACCTTCGCCTGGGACGCCACCACGATGGTGGTGGTCCGGACCAGCGCCGGCGGCTGCGAAGGGCTTGGCTGGACCTACGCTCCACCCTCTTGCGCCCAGCTGATCGCGGGATTGCTGGCGCCAGCCGTCTCCGGACGATCTGCGTGGGACACCGGAGGAGCCGCGCAGTCGATGCTGCAGGCCGTGCGCAATTCCGGCCGCAGCGGGCTCGCCGGCTACGCGATCTCCGCGGTGGACTGTGCCCTGTGGGACTTGAAAGCACGCCTGCTTCACCTTCCCCTGTACCGCCTCCTCGGAGCGGTGCGCGACGAGGTCGACATTTACGGCAGCGGCGGGTTCACCACCTACTCCCGCCAGCAACTGCAGGACCAGCTGGGGGGCTGGGTGCACGGCCAGCACATCCCACGGGTCAAAATAAAGATCGGACAGGACCGGGGGAACGCCATTCCCCAGGATTTGGAGCGCATTCGTCAGGCCAGAACCGTCATAGGAGACGACGCTGAGCTGTTCGTAGACGCCAATGGTGCCTATACGGCAAAACAAGCGGTGAGGGTTTATCAAGCGGCCGGCGACTCCAGGCTGGCGTGGTTTGAAGAGCCGGTCTCCTCCGACCACCTGGCCGGCCTGCGGACCGTCAGGGAGGCGATAGCTGCCGACGTCGCCGCGGGTGAATACGGTACAGATCTGTTCTACTTCGAGCGCCTGTGCCGGGCCGAAGCCGTCGACTGTGTCCAGCTGGATGTTTCGCGCTGCGGCGGTATCACCCAATGGCTGCGCATCGCAGCCGTGGTTGCAGCGCACGGGCTTCAGGTATCCGGGCACTGCGCACCGCACCTGAGCGCGCACGCAGCCGCCGCGACGGAGAACTTCCGGCATCTGGAGTGGTTCCACGACCACGTCCGGATCGAACAGACGTTCTTCGACGGGACCTTGGACCCTACGGGCGGCGCAATCATCCCCGACAAGCACTCCCCCGGCAACGGACTCACCATTCGCACGTCCGACATCGAGAAGTACCGGGTGGGCTAG
- a CDS encoding DUF1345 domain-containing protein, with translation MADTGTPDARAEHRWPAAIGLLVALGLYAALPSSFLPWLRYTVVGVGLTMLIPLVHLNPHRFHRETRWSKNVATGQALLLVAANEVALVQVVIRLTTSGNSDGPVILLAALQIWVTNIIAFALAFWEMDRGGPVTRRHAERQDMPPADFRFPQDEDHDAIEEVAARSSERTGWVPSFIDYAYFSLSNSMAFSPTDTMPLSTPAKAMMGVEAAGAFVLLALVISRAVSLLN, from the coding sequence ATGGCTGATACTGGTACCCCTGACGCCCGCGCCGAGCACCGGTGGCCAGCGGCGATTGGACTGCTCGTCGCGCTGGGCCTGTATGCCGCGCTGCCCAGCTCCTTCCTTCCGTGGCTCAGGTATACGGTGGTCGGCGTTGGTCTGACGATGCTGATCCCACTCGTGCACCTGAATCCGCATCGGTTCCACAGGGAAACGCGGTGGTCGAAAAACGTTGCCACCGGGCAGGCGCTGCTTCTGGTCGCCGCGAACGAGGTGGCCCTGGTACAGGTGGTCATCCGGCTCACCACTTCGGGCAACAGCGATGGCCCTGTAATCCTGCTGGCTGCGTTGCAGATCTGGGTCACCAACATCATTGCGTTCGCCCTGGCCTTCTGGGAGATGGACCGCGGTGGCCCTGTTACCCGCCGCCACGCCGAACGCCAGGATATGCCGCCAGCAGACTTCCGGTTCCCTCAAGACGAGGACCACGACGCCATTGAGGAGGTCGCGGCTAGGTCCTCCGAGCGGACCGGGTGGGTCCCATCGTTCATCGATTACGCATACTTCTCGCTATCCAATTCCATGGCCTTCAGCCCCACCGACACTATGCCGCTGTCTACACCGGCAAAAGCCATGATGGGCGTGGAGGCAGCCGGAGCATTCGTCCTTCTGGCCCTCGTCATCTCCCGGGCCGTTTCGCTTCTCAACTGA
- a CDS encoding LysR substrate-binding domain-containing protein, translated as MADVSLRQLELFAALPNFTTLSAAAAHLHISESALSQAVTGLEKTVGEQLCVRRKARGLTLTPAGQNFAMHARRILADTRELVLGSGPGEELRGPVKLGCYASFATSVVPELLEGFPRRHPGVDLEITVGSTDDLLPALQSGRLDVAIMYERFLPVGYRRREIYPTELEAHLHPDHPLAAGSTVDLTDLAGEPLILYDAAPSTINIVEAFAARGLEPRIAARVTQIGLVEALVGRGVGYGLLMSRPNVLPMSAEGRPVAVRPFDPPVTLSRVVGIWPEDMILTSRAAALLDYAVEKLGSYGRANVVQNTAAHDRRRLV; from the coding sequence ATGGCCGATGTGAGCTTGAGGCAGCTCGAGTTGTTCGCAGCCTTGCCAAACTTCACTACGCTCAGTGCCGCGGCAGCGCATCTGCATATCTCGGAGTCGGCGTTGTCCCAGGCCGTAACGGGGCTAGAAAAGACTGTCGGGGAGCAGCTATGCGTGCGCCGCAAGGCCCGAGGGCTGACACTGACTCCTGCGGGGCAGAACTTTGCAATGCATGCCCGCCGGATCCTCGCGGACACACGCGAGCTCGTCCTGGGCTCGGGCCCGGGGGAGGAGCTGCGGGGTCCCGTTAAGCTTGGCTGCTACGCGAGCTTCGCCACGAGCGTGGTGCCCGAGCTACTCGAAGGCTTCCCGCGGAGGCACCCCGGGGTGGACCTCGAGATCACAGTGGGGAGCACCGACGACCTTTTACCAGCGCTCCAGTCGGGACGCCTCGATGTGGCCATCATGTACGAAAGGTTCCTCCCCGTCGGATACCGTCGCCGCGAGATCTACCCGACTGAGCTCGAGGCCCACCTGCATCCGGACCACCCGCTCGCGGCGGGAAGCACCGTGGATCTCACCGACCTCGCAGGCGAGCCACTGATCCTCTACGACGCAGCCCCGAGCACCATCAACATAGTCGAGGCGTTCGCGGCGCGTGGGCTGGAGCCCAGGATCGCGGCCCGGGTCACCCAGATCGGTCTTGTCGAGGCGCTCGTGGGCCGCGGCGTGGGCTACGGCCTGCTCATGTCCAGGCCCAACGTGCTCCCCATGAGTGCCGAGGGGCGGCCGGTCGCCGTCCGCCCCTTCGACCCGCCGGTAACCCTTTCCCGCGTCGTGGGCATCTGGCCCGAGGACATGATCCTTACGTCGCGCGCCGCGGCCCTGCTCGACTATGCGGTCGAGAAGCTCGGCTCCTACGGTCGCGCCAATGTAGTTCAGAACACAGCCGCGCACGACCGGCGCCGCCTTGTCTGA
- a CDS encoding MFS transporter has translation MTPSTAVSNPATQRRVALATIIGTTIEWYDFFIYALGAGLVFAQLFFKPAGEDIGLLLSFATVGVSFLFRPLGAFLAGHYGDIIGRRAMLVLTLILMGTATTLIGALPTFAQIGIAAPILLLFLRILQGVSAGGEWGGAVLMVVEHAPADRRGRAGALPQVGVPLGFLLASGVMALMTGVVSPGQAFLEWGWRVPFLLSIVLIVVGYLVRRSVEESPVFAEIAERGQQTKSPVAVLFKRHWHLVILAALVFVGNNAVGYMTTGGFLQSYATGKLKIDTTAMLIASAVASAAWFVATLIAGRLADSFGRRNTLLIGFAVQAVMAFPLFWLVNTATLPGLYAGLILLSIGLGLTYGPLAAWYTEIFPASVRFSGVAIPYAIGSILGGAFAPTIAQALLQATGTTTAVSWYILVATLIGAAATLCLRDRRGIPLGPDYEAEQASGATMFAPNGAHREVGAKQ, from the coding sequence ATGACCCCCTCAACTGCCGTTAGCAATCCGGCCACGCAGCGTCGCGTCGCGCTTGCGACGATTATCGGCACCACGATCGAGTGGTACGACTTCTTCATCTACGCGCTAGGCGCAGGACTCGTGTTCGCCCAACTCTTCTTCAAGCCTGCCGGCGAGGACATAGGGCTCCTGCTCTCCTTCGCCACGGTCGGCGTCTCCTTCCTCTTCCGCCCGCTCGGCGCGTTTCTTGCGGGGCACTACGGCGACATAATCGGCCGCCGTGCCATGCTGGTCCTAACGCTCATCCTCATGGGGACGGCCACGACACTAATCGGCGCCCTGCCCACGTTCGCGCAGATCGGCATCGCAGCGCCGATCCTCCTGCTCTTCCTCCGCATCCTCCAAGGCGTCTCCGCCGGCGGCGAATGGGGTGGCGCCGTCCTCATGGTCGTCGAGCACGCTCCTGCGGACCGCCGCGGCCGCGCTGGCGCCTTGCCGCAGGTCGGTGTCCCGCTCGGCTTTCTCCTCGCTTCGGGCGTGATGGCCCTGATGACCGGCGTCGTCTCCCCTGGACAGGCCTTCCTCGAATGGGGCTGGCGCGTGCCTTTCCTGCTAAGCATCGTGCTTATCGTCGTCGGCTATCTGGTCCGCCGCTCCGTTGAGGAGAGCCCCGTGTTCGCTGAGATCGCCGAGCGCGGCCAGCAGACCAAGTCCCCCGTCGCGGTCCTCTTCAAGCGGCACTGGCACCTCGTGATACTCGCCGCGCTTGTGTTCGTGGGCAACAACGCCGTGGGCTATATGACCACCGGCGGATTCCTCCAGAGCTACGCCACCGGAAAGCTCAAGATAGACACCACGGCGATGCTCATCGCGTCCGCGGTCGCCTCGGCGGCGTGGTTCGTCGCGACGCTCATTGCAGGGCGCCTTGCCGACTCATTCGGTCGGCGGAACACCCTCCTCATCGGCTTCGCGGTGCAGGCCGTGATGGCCTTCCCACTGTTCTGGCTCGTCAACACCGCGACGCTCCCCGGGCTCTACGCCGGGCTGATCCTGCTCTCGATCGGCCTCGGGCTCACGTACGGGCCACTGGCGGCGTGGTACACCGAAATCTTCCCGGCCTCCGTCCGCTTCTCGGGAGTGGCCATCCCCTACGCGATTGGGTCCATCCTCGGCGGGGCGTTCGCGCCCACAATCGCCCAAGCCCTGCTGCAGGCCACCGGAACCACGACCGCAGTCTCGTGGTACATCCTCGTAGCCACCCTCATCGGGGCCGCGGCGACGCTGTGCCTGCGCGACCGGCGCGGCATCCCCCTCGGCCCGGACTACGAGGCCGAGCAGGCCAGCGGCGCCACGATGTTCGCCCCGAACGGGGCCCACAGGGAGGTTGGGGCGAAGCAGTAG
- a CDS encoding FAD-dependent monooxygenase encodes MVNHTTRVAVIGAGMGGLTAAIALTRIAGVHVTVFEQAKKLGDVGAGVTVAPNGQRVLDKLGVLEQVKHAGATPDGHGVYLDAMGNLVAEAAWEDSAKRYRNIGMYRPDLVNVLSREVAPDTIHLGHRLTSIQALDRGVCVGFENGVNSEFDAVVGADGVHSVVRDALMRAPAPVYSGFIAFRGVLDAALLPDDWPMISQVWMGEGKHFMCYPLQQRKLFNYVGFVPSDRPLKESWSAPGHVSELAAEFEGEKWDPKLRHFVQLIDKTFWWGLYDHEPLTNWSRGRVTLLGDAAHTMLPHAGQGVNQAMEDSITLAFFLREAESADGIAEAFKRYTAVRMQRTAILQNSSRRSGSQFDARNEFEDTKKRDADLRAGRDFRRSVLFDFDAVAAAEKALKRFRRI; translated from the coding sequence ATGGTAAATCACACCACCAGAGTCGCGGTCATTGGCGCGGGGATGGGCGGCCTCACCGCTGCGATTGCGCTTACGAGGATCGCCGGTGTCCACGTCACGGTATTCGAACAGGCAAAAAAGCTGGGTGACGTGGGCGCGGGCGTCACCGTCGCCCCGAACGGACAACGCGTTCTCGACAAACTCGGCGTGCTTGAACAGGTCAAGCACGCAGGGGCTACCCCTGACGGACACGGCGTCTACTTGGACGCAATGGGCAATCTGGTTGCCGAAGCAGCCTGGGAAGACTCAGCAAAGCGGTATCGAAATATCGGCATGTACAGGCCCGACCTGGTCAACGTTTTGTCTCGCGAGGTCGCACCTGACACGATCCACCTTGGCCATCGTCTGACCTCGATTCAAGCGCTAGACAGGGGCGTCTGCGTGGGCTTCGAGAACGGCGTAAACAGTGAGTTTGATGCTGTGGTGGGTGCGGACGGCGTCCACTCAGTGGTACGGGATGCCCTGATGCGAGCCCCCGCACCCGTCTACTCCGGATTCATCGCATTTCGCGGGGTACTTGACGCAGCCCTCCTTCCCGACGACTGGCCCATGATCAGCCAGGTATGGATGGGTGAGGGAAAGCACTTCATGTGCTACCCGCTGCAGCAGCGCAAGTTGTTTAACTATGTCGGGTTCGTACCCAGTGACAGGCCTCTTAAAGAGAGCTGGTCGGCGCCGGGGCACGTGAGCGAACTCGCCGCCGAGTTTGAGGGTGAGAAATGGGACCCGAAGCTACGCCACTTCGTTCAACTCATCGACAAGACCTTCTGGTGGGGCCTCTACGACCACGAGCCCCTCACCAATTGGTCGCGAGGGCGCGTCACGTTGCTCGGCGACGCAGCACACACCATGCTGCCCCACGCGGGCCAGGGAGTGAACCAAGCAATGGAGGACAGCATTACTCTCGCCTTTTTCCTCAGGGAGGCCGAAAGCGCCGATGGAATTGCCGAAGCTTTCAAGCGCTACACCGCCGTTCGAATGCAACGCACGGCGATCTTGCAGAACAGCTCTCGCAGAAGCGGCTCGCAGTTCGACGCGCGGAATGAGTTTGAGGACACCAAGAAGCGTGACGCTGACTTGCGCGCAGGACGTGACTTCCGCCGAAGTGTGCTCTTCGACTTCGACGCGGTGGCAGCCGCCGAAAAGGCACTCAAACGATTCAGGAGGATTTAG
- a CDS encoding NADPH-dependent F420 reductase, with protein MTSISIIGTGKMGSAIAEVSARAGASIQIIRRRTGAGSAAERSDAEYGFVGDELTGDLVVLAVPYEAYPDVLEHYRDRLSGKVVIDISNPIDFTTYDELLVPPDSSTAVELSKALPAGVAVVKAFNVNLGDTLSTGTNGTTRTTVLFAGDDPEAKIAVAALLEGAGLRAVDAGPLSRARELEAMGFLQIVLAAIGKTRYESGFALLP; from the coding sequence ATGACATCGATCAGCATCATTGGCACCGGCAAGATGGGCTCAGCAATTGCCGAAGTATCGGCGCGAGCCGGGGCGAGTATCCAAATTATCAGGCGCAGGACGGGGGCTGGCTCGGCCGCGGAGCGCTCCGACGCGGAATATGGGTTTGTCGGCGATGAACTCACAGGTGACCTCGTCGTCCTCGCCGTTCCCTATGAAGCCTACCCGGATGTTCTTGAGCACTATCGCGATCGGCTCAGCGGCAAGGTCGTCATCGATATCAGCAACCCCATCGATTTCACCACGTACGATGAGCTGCTGGTCCCACCGGACTCCTCCACTGCGGTTGAACTTTCCAAGGCCCTCCCGGCAGGCGTGGCAGTCGTGAAAGCGTTCAACGTCAATCTCGGCGACACGCTCAGCACCGGCACCAATGGCACAACGCGCACGACTGTCCTGTTCGCCGGAGACGACCCAGAGGCGAAAATAGCAGTCGCTGCCCTCCTCGAAGGCGCAGGACTCCGGGCGGTCGACGCCGGCCCTCTTTCGCGTGCAAGGGAACTCGAGGCGATGGGCTTTCTCCAGATCGTCTTGGCAGCAATCGGGAAGACAAGATATGAGTCCGGATTTGCACTGTTGCCGTGA
- the ychF gene encoding redox-regulated ATPase YchF has protein sequence MALTIGIVGLPNVGKSTLFNALTRNQVLAANYPFATIEPNVGVVNLPDPRLAKLAEIFGSARLLPAAVSFVDIAGIVKGASEGEGLGNQFLANIREAEAIAQVVRVFDDPDVIHVDGKVDPRSDMETINTELILADLQTIEKAVPRIEKEVKIKKREAAELAAVKAAQAVLERGDTIFSSIKSDKLEMEHLKELGLLTAKPFIYVFNADEGILGNPEKQAELRAMVAPADCIFLDAKLESDLVELDEEEAREMLEMNGQDESGLDQLARVGFHTLGLQTYLTAGPKETRAWTIHQGDTAPQAAGVIHSDFQRGFIKAEVVSFDDLIEAGSMAEAKARGKVRIEGKEYIMADGDVVEFRFNV, from the coding sequence GTGGCTCTTACTATTGGCATCGTCGGACTGCCCAACGTCGGCAAATCAACCCTTTTCAACGCACTGACCCGCAATCAGGTGCTCGCGGCGAACTACCCGTTCGCCACGATCGAGCCCAACGTTGGCGTCGTGAACCTGCCTGACCCGCGGCTCGCGAAGCTGGCCGAGATCTTCGGCTCGGCGCGCCTGCTGCCGGCCGCCGTGTCCTTCGTGGACATCGCCGGCATTGTCAAGGGCGCCTCCGAGGGTGAAGGCCTGGGTAACCAGTTCCTGGCGAACATCCGTGAGGCCGAGGCGATCGCGCAGGTTGTCCGCGTGTTCGATGACCCCGACGTCATCCACGTCGACGGCAAGGTCGACCCGCGCTCGGACATGGAGACCATCAACACCGAGCTGATCCTCGCGGACCTCCAGACCATCGAGAAGGCCGTCCCCCGGATCGAAAAAGAAGTCAAAATCAAGAAGCGCGAAGCCGCCGAGCTGGCCGCGGTCAAGGCTGCCCAGGCTGTGCTGGAGCGCGGCGACACCATCTTCTCCTCGATCAAGAGCGACAAGCTGGAGATGGAGCACCTGAAGGAGCTCGGCCTGCTCACCGCCAAGCCCTTCATCTACGTCTTCAATGCGGACGAGGGCATCCTTGGAAACCCCGAAAAGCAGGCGGAGCTGCGCGCGATGGTGGCGCCGGCGGACTGCATTTTCCTTGACGCCAAGCTCGAGTCAGACCTCGTTGAACTGGACGAGGAAGAGGCGCGCGAAATGCTCGAGATGAATGGCCAGGACGAGTCCGGCCTCGACCAGCTGGCCCGCGTCGGGTTCCACACGCTGGGGCTGCAGACCTACCTGACCGCCGGCCCCAAGGAGACCCGCGCCTGGACGATCCACCAGGGCGACACGGCTCCCCAGGCCGCCGGTGTCATCCACTCCGACTTCCAGCGTGGCTTCATCAAGGCCGAAGTGGTCTCCTTTGACGACCTGATCGAAGCCGGCTCCATGGCCGAGGCGAAAGCCCGCGGCAAGGTCCGGATCGAAGGCAAGGAATACATCATGGCCGACGGCGACGTGGTGGAGTTCCGCTTCAATGTGTAG
- a CDS encoding DNA recombination protein RmuC, whose translation MDAFALILALLMLLIGAVAGAAFTFVMSRRRSSALEQDFDGVSARLSEVSARFAAADAERRLLAAQNRELGDARAQDGSVLRALAPVAEKLTAVQQQVSLLERDRLEQYGQLAQQLQEARLSDEQLLRSTHALESALRSNSARGQWGEVQLRRVVEAAGMLRHVDFHEQLHSSGSDNTIRPDLVVQLPGDKQLVVDAKVPLTAYLEAQELGSPAGGRAPGSVSLNGQQALLATHAKALKAHVDALSNKKYWDIPGNAPELVICFLPAESILAAALTADPALLDYALSKNVVLASPGTLLAVLKSVAFTWRQDVLTDSARELFELAQQLYERMGTLGDNVSKLGSSLKTSVDRYNSLVGTLEARVLPTARKLNALDAGGLATPTTVEATPRSVAAPELQPGITAGNTGLDEADDGSDSDSEESAA comes from the coding sequence ATGGACGCTTTCGCACTCATTCTTGCCCTGCTGATGCTGCTGATCGGAGCCGTCGCCGGCGCCGCCTTCACCTTTGTCATGTCCCGGCGCCGCAGTTCCGCCCTGGAACAGGACTTCGACGGCGTTTCCGCGCGTCTGTCCGAAGTAAGCGCCCGGTTCGCCGCCGCCGACGCCGAACGCCGCCTGCTGGCGGCGCAGAACCGGGAGCTGGGCGATGCGAGGGCCCAGGACGGAAGCGTGTTGCGGGCGCTGGCCCCTGTCGCCGAAAAGCTGACGGCGGTCCAGCAACAGGTCTCCCTGCTGGAGCGGGACCGGCTGGAACAGTACGGCCAGCTCGCCCAGCAGCTGCAGGAGGCGAGGCTCTCGGACGAGCAGCTGCTGCGGTCAACGCACGCGCTGGAGTCGGCCCTGCGGTCCAACAGCGCCCGGGGCCAGTGGGGCGAAGTCCAGCTGCGCCGTGTGGTGGAGGCCGCGGGAATGCTCAGGCATGTTGACTTCCACGAGCAGCTGCACAGTTCCGGGTCTGACAACACTATCCGGCCCGACCTCGTCGTCCAGCTCCCGGGCGATAAGCAGCTCGTGGTGGACGCCAAAGTGCCGTTGACGGCGTACCTCGAGGCGCAGGAGCTGGGCTCCCCCGCCGGCGGCCGGGCCCCCGGGTCGGTATCCCTGAACGGCCAGCAGGCCCTGCTGGCCACCCATGCGAAGGCCCTCAAAGCCCACGTTGATGCGCTGAGCAACAAGAAGTACTGGGACATTCCCGGCAACGCCCCGGAACTGGTGATTTGCTTCCTGCCTGCCGAGTCCATCCTGGCCGCCGCCCTCACCGCGGATCCGGCCCTGCTGGACTATGCGCTGTCCAAGAACGTCGTGCTCGCCTCGCCCGGGACGCTGCTGGCGGTCCTCAAGTCAGTGGCGTTCACCTGGCGGCAGGACGTGCTGACGGACAGTGCGCGGGAACTGTTCGAACTGGCCCAGCAGCTCTACGAGCGGATGGGAACCCTGGGCGACAACGTTTCCAAGCTGGGCTCATCGCTGAAGACCTCGGTGGACCGCTACAACTCCCTGGTCGGCACGCTGGAGGCCCGGGTGCTCCCCACCGCACGCAAGCTTAACGCCCTGGACGCCGGGGGTCTTGCGACTCCGACCACTGTCGAGGCGACGCCACGGTCAGTGGCCGCTCCGGAGCTGCAGCCGGGTATCACCGCCGGGAACACCGGGCTCGACGAGGCCGACGACGGCAGTGACAGCGACTCGGAAGAGTCAGCCGCCTAA